In Nisaea acidiphila, the DNA window CCTCCAGCGCCTGTACCATCCCGGCCATTTCTCCGACCGCGTTGATCTGGTCGGAGAGGAAGATCACCAGATAATCCTGCTCGCGCGGGTCTTTCGGCAGTGCGGCGCGAACCGCCTCCAGCCGCGCCAGATATGCGGCCTTGCGGTCCTCGAACGCGGCCTCGAGCCCCAGTAGTCCGGCAAGCGACTCCTCCGCGTTGAATCCACGTACCCGGCCCGTGCTGCTGTTCTGCAGATAGACAGGGGCGATTGCCGAGAGCAGTTCGGCTTTCTCCAGATCGTGCTCGGTGCCGATGATCAGATCCGGCTCCAGGCTCCGCATCTTCTCGAGGTCCATATTGCCGAGCGCGCCGATCCCTCGCGGCAGCGGGTCGGGAGCCCGGTCGCCCAGGACCAGCCGGTAGAAATCGGCGGCCATCTGGGTGCCGCCATCGTCGTTTCGGCCGTAGCTGCCGACAGGGGGCAGGCCCAGCTCGGCGAGCGGCACGCCGATCAGCGGTTCGTGCAGCACGATGATCCGTTCCGGCGAGGCCGGCATGGTGACGGTACGCCCCGCATCGTCCGTAACGCTGCGTTCCGCGGCGAACGACGTTGGGGCGGTGAGCACACATATGAGCAGGATGAACAATCGGGTCATGAAAAGTACTCTCAGGTGCGTTGCTGGGTGAGGACGGCACGCAGCCGCATGGATATGACGAAGAGCGGCACGCCCAGCAGGGTCAGGGCGAGGCCGATCGGAATGGCGAGATCGCCGGCGAAGCGCCGTGTGAGGGCGTCGGCGCCGATTACCAGAACGCCGCCGGTCAGACCTGAAAGCACAAGCCGCGCCCGTCCGGAAGACGGGCAGAGCGCGTTCGCCAAGTGCGGTGCCATCACGCCGAGAAAGGCGAGCGGCCCGACGGCGGTGACCGCCGCCGAGGTCAGCAGGACGGAGGTGAAGAGGATGACCGGCTTCGTCCGCCGCACAGGCTCGCCGAGAGACATCGCCGTTTCCTCGCCGAGATCGTAGCAGCGGAGCGCTCGGCCGAGCAGCAGGATCGCGGGCAGGCTCAGCGCGAACCAGGGCGCGAGTGCGCCGATGACGTCCCAGCTCGCCTGGAAGAGCGATCCCGCAAGCCAGTCCGATACGGCAAAGGACGTCTCAGGCGGCAGGTAGAGGATCATGATGGACGTGACGGAGGAGAGGACGGTCTCGACCGCAATTCCCATCAGCACGATCGCGAGCCCGTCGGATTGCCCGCCACCGGTGAGCCAGAGCAGCAGCGCGGCGACGCCGAGCCCACCGAGGATCGCGGCGACCGGTACGAGGCCGATGGGCGCTGCCGGGGCGAAAACCATCAGCAGCAGGATCGTCACCATGGAGCCTTGACTCAGCCCGAGCAGACCGGGATCTGCCAGGGGATTCTGCGACATCGATTGCAGCATCGCGCCGGTAAGCGCGACGCACCATCCGGCCATGAAGCCGAGCACGAGCCGCGGCAGCCGTACGTCGAGCAGGGCGAAGAGCTGGCCCTCGTCGAGCTTGGCGCCGGTGAGGAGAGCGATGAAATCCTGCAGTCCGGTCCGGGTCGCGCCGACACTGATCGCGAGGGCGGAGAAACCCAGCGCGGCGGCACACAGAAGGCCGGTTGCCCAGAGGGTGTCGAGCCGGATCTCCAGCCCCGACTGCAAGCGCAGCACCTTTCTGCCGTCGGTCGCGATCGACCTCTTCATGCCGGTCTCCGCGTCCGGGCCGTCAGGTAGCGGCGCTTGACGATCAGGATGAAGACCGCACCGCCGAGCAGATCCATCACGATACCGGTATGGAGCAGGTAGGGAGAAAAGGCGGTCCGGGCGACAAGATCCGCGAGCAGACAGACGGTGGCGCCCGTTAAAGCCGCGGCCGGGAGTATCAGCCTGAACGAGCCGCCGAGAAACGGCCGGATCATGTGCGGAACTATCAGCCCGATGAAGGCGACGGGACCGCAGATGGCGACGGAGGAGGAGGCCGCGAAGGCAACGGCGATCAGCGCCGCACCGGAGACGAGGGGAACGTTCACCCCAGCGGAAGCGGCTTTCTCGGTGCCGACGGTGATCAGGGTCAGGGGGCGGGCAAGGGTGAAGAGCAGGAGTAGCGCCAGCGCCCCGATCCACCAGAACATTGCAAGCCGGTCGGCATAGAAATGGTTGATGTTACCGGTCACCCAGGCAAGGAAGTCGGTCCGCCGCGAGGGATCGGAGAGCAGCAGGGCATTGGCGATCCCGAACTGCAGCATCGAGACCAGCGCGCCGGAGAGGATCAGCGTCAATCCGCGCGGGTCGCGCGCGCGGGCAACCAGACGGGTGACGGCGATACAGGCGAGAAAACCGAGAACGCCGCCGGCGAGCGCGGACATCCCCTGGGCGCGGGTTCCGAGATCGAAGAGATAGACCCCGATCAACACGGCGACGGTGGCGCCCGCACTGATCCCGAGCGTCGCCGGGGCCGCCAGCGGATTGCGCGTCAATCCCTGCAGGACTGCGCCGGCGCAGGCCATGGTCGCACCGACCTGCACCGCGATCAGTGCCCTCGGAACCCGCTGATAAAGCACGACGAAGTGCTCGTATTGCTCGGGGTCGAAGCTGAACAAGGCCGCGAAAACCTCGTCCGGGCCGATCGTTCCGGATCCGGCGGACAAGTTGAGCGCGAGGCCGAACAGAAGGGCACTGATCGAGCCGGCCCAGAAGAAATTCCGGCGGTTCATTCTGCGGCCGAAACCGCGCCGGAGCCGTAAGGCAGGCAGACCAGCCGTCCCTCATGGGCGAAGATATCCGCCTTGAAATCGAAGACCCGCTCGACATTGGCGCGTGTGACGGTATCGCCGACCGGTCCTGCAGCTTCGACGCGGCCGTCGCGCAGCATCACCACATCGTCCGCGAAGGCGGCGGTCAGGTTCAGGTCGTGCAGCACGGCGACGACGGTCTTGCCGTGCCGGAGCGTCAGCTCCCGGACCAGCTCCAGCACCGCATACTGATATTTCATGTCGAGATGGTTCACCGGCTCGTCCATCAGGATCAGATCGGCGTCCTGCGCCAGTACCATGGCAATCCAGGCCCTCTGCCGCTGACCGCCTGAAAGTTCGCTGACCGGCTTGTGGGCGAGGTCGGCGAGGCCCACGATCCCGAGCGCGTCGCGGAACAGTTCCCGGTCGCGCGCCGAGGGGCCTCCGAGGATCGAGTAGCGTGCATAGCCGGCGAGTTCGACCAGCTCGCCGAGTGCCAGATAGTCCGGGCAGAAGCTGTCCTGGGGCAGATATGCGACCCGCCGGGCCAGCGCCCGCCGGCCGAGCGCGCCGATGGGGCTGCCGTCCAAGGTGATCGTGCCGGTCGATTGCGGCATGAATCCCATCACGGTTTTCAGGAAAGTGGATTTGCCGCATCCGTTAGGCCCGACCAGGGCGGTGAGGCGGCCGGCC includes these proteins:
- a CDS encoding FecCD family ABC transporter permease, which codes for MKRSIATDGRKVLRLQSGLEIRLDTLWATGLLCAAALGFSALAISVGATRTGLQDFIALLTGAKLDEGQLFALLDVRLPRLVLGFMAGWCVALTGAMLQSMSQNPLADPGLLGLSQGSMVTILLLMVFAPAAPIGLVPVAAILGGLGVAALLLWLTGGGQSDGLAIVLMGIAVETVLSSVTSIMILYLPPETSFAVSDWLAGSLFQASWDVIGALAPWFALSLPAILLLGRALRCYDLGEETAMSLGEPVRRTKPVILFTSVLLTSAAVTAVGPLAFLGVMAPHLANALCPSSGRARLVLSGLTGGVLVIGADALTRRFAGDLAIPIGLALTLLGVPLFVISMRLRAVLTQQRT
- a CDS encoding ABC transporter substrate-binding protein gives rise to the protein MTRLFILLICVLTAPTSFAAERSVTDDAGRTVTMPASPERIIVLHEPLIGVPLAELGLPPVGSYGRNDDGGTQMAADFYRLVLGDRAPDPLPRGIGALGNMDLEKMRSLEPDLIIGTEHDLEKAELLSAIAPVYLQNSSTGRVRGFNAEESLAGLLGLEAAFEDRKAAYLARLEAVRAALPKDPREQDYLVIFLSDQINAVGEMAGMVQALEDLGYSRLSPDRDSTVSGFGATLLVPLSAEVFGRLDPDLLVVMNSFGKNARDEAAIRQSLDRIVPGWQHFLKPAREGRILFVDSALVTTPTVASAMHMLDAIESWAKK
- a CDS encoding FecCD family ABC transporter permease: MNRRNFFWAGSISALLFGLALNLSAGSGTIGPDEVFAALFSFDPEQYEHFVVLYQRVPRALIAVQVGATMACAGAVLQGLTRNPLAAPATLGISAGATVAVLIGVYLFDLGTRAQGMSALAGGVLGFLACIAVTRLVARARDPRGLTLILSGALVSMLQFGIANALLLSDPSRRTDFLAWVTGNINHFYADRLAMFWWIGALALLLLFTLARPLTLITVGTEKAASAGVNVPLVSGAALIAVAFAASSSVAICGPVAFIGLIVPHMIRPFLGGSFRLILPAAALTGATVCLLADLVARTAFSPYLLHTGIVMDLLGGAVFILIVKRRYLTARTRRPA
- a CDS encoding ABC transporter ATP-binding protein, with protein sequence MLDACEVTASYGDAPVLNGLTASFAAGRLTALVGPNGCGKSTFLKTVMGFMPQSTGTITLDGSPIGALGRRALARRVAYLPQDSFCPDYLALGELVELAGYARYSILGGPSARDRELFRDALGIVGLADLAHKPVSELSGGQRQRAWIAMVLAQDADLILMDEPVNHLDMKYQYAVLELVRELTLRHGKTVVAVLHDLNLTAAFADDVVMLRDGRVEAAGPVGDTVTRANVERVFDFKADIFAHEGRLVCLPYGSGAVSAAE